The Humulus lupulus chromosome 4, drHumLupu1.1, whole genome shotgun sequence genome has a window encoding:
- the LOC133831358 gene encoding cytochrome P450 93A3-like yields the protein MENLQNFIILSLLWLVSTIVVRTIFSKSRTKGRLPPSPSALPIIGHLHHLGPLPHQSLYKLSNRYGPLMHLYLGSVPTVVASSPEMAKEFFKTHEAAFSSRPPPSILNHLSYPSPDLTFSPYGPYWKFLKKVCMSQLLGGKTLNLLLPVRVEERKRFLTSILKKAESNESVDVGKELKKLTNNIISRMIMSKRCAHNDDEADEITEAINGSAEIVGTFNVSDFIWFCKNLDLQGLKKKSKVIHDKFDNLIENIIKEHRAERIGENHVPRDFLDILLQISDEEGTDNVQLTKENIKSFFLDVFVAGTNTSSITLEWALAELINHPKIMKKAMEEVDSVVGKTRLVEESDVANFPYIQAIVKETLRLHPPGPILSRVASETCAIDGYEIKENTRLLINVWAISKDPNHWESPLEFKPERFYNEEGSENFRQVDVRGQHFQLLPFGSGRRVCPGTTLGLQIVHTSLASMLQCFEWKVNGSVNMDEGPGLTLPRAHSLVCVPKARLSPLPF from the exons atGGAAAATCTCCAAAATTTCATCATACTTTCCTTGCTTTGGTTAGTGTCGACCATAGTGGTTCGAACCATATTCTCCAAAAGTCGCACCAAGGGTCGACTTCCACCGAGCCCATCTGCTCTCCCAATCATTGGACACCTTCACCACCTTGGTCCCTTACCACACCAGTCTCTCTACAAACTCTCAAACCGCTATGGACCCTTGATGCATCTCTATCTTGGCTCTGTCCCAACGGTAGTTGCTTCCTCCCCAGAAATGGCCAAAGAGTTTTTCAAAACTCATGAAGCCGCCTTCTCTAGCCGCCCTCCGCCGAGTATCCTCAACCACCTTTCTTATCCTTCACCCGACTTGACATTTTCCCCGTACGGTCCTTACTGGAAGTTCTTGAAGAAGGTTTGCATGTCTCAGCTTCTTGGTGGCAAAACTCTTAACCTTCTTCTTCCCGTTAGGGTTGAAGAAAGAAAGAGATTCTTAACGTCCATTCTTAAAAAGGCTGAGTCAAATGAATCCGTTGATGTTGGGAAAGAGCTGAAAAAGCTTACAAACAATATCATATCGAGAATGATCATGAGCAAAAGGTGTGCCCATAATGATGATGAAGCTGATGAGATCACTGAGGCAATCAATGGATCAGCTGAAATTGTTGGAACTTTTAATGTTTCGGATTTCATTTGGTTCTGTAAGAACTTAGACTTGCAGGGACTTAAGAAAAAGAGTAAGGTGATTCATGACAAGTTTGACAACTTGATTGAGAATATCATCAAAGAGCATAGAGCAGAGAGGATTGGAGAAAATCATGTTCCAAGAGACTTCCTGGATATTTTGCTTCAAATCTCTGATGAAGAGGGCACCGATAATGTCCAATTAACCAAAGAAAACATTAAATCATTCTTCCTG GACGTATTTGTAGCTGGGACAAACACATCTTCCATTACTTTGGAATGGGCCCTAGCTGAGCTGATAAACCACCCAAAAATAATGAAGAAAGCAATGGAAGAAGTTGATTCTGTAGTTGGCAAAACAAGACTAGTAGAAGAGTCAGATGTGGCCAACTTTCCTTACATTCAAGCTATTGTGAAAGAGACACTAAGACTTCACCCACCTGGCCCAATATTGAGCAGAGTAGCCTCTGAAACGTGTGCTATTGATGGCTATGAGATTAAAGAGAATACTCGATTGTTGATCAATGTTTGGGCCATCAGCAAGGACCCAAACCACTGGGAAAGCCCACTTGAGTTCAAGCCAGAGAGGTTTTATAATGAAGAAGGAAGTGAAAATTTCAGGCAAGTAGATGTTAGAGGACAACACTTTCAACTTTTGCCATTTGGGAGTGGAAGAAGAGTGTGCCCTGGTACTACTCTTGGATTGCAAATTGTTCATACAAGCCTTGCTTCAATGCTCCAATGCTTTGAGTGGAAAGTGAATGGAAGTGTTAATATGGACGAGGGACCTGGCTTGACCCTCCCAAGGGCTCATTCCTTGGTTTGTGTCCCCAAGGCTAGGCTTAGTCCATTGcccttttga